One genomic segment of Terrihabitans soli includes these proteins:
- a CDS encoding competence/damage-inducible protein A, with translation MASDIVTAAVLLIGDEILSGRTKDINAGFIAERLTELGIDLKEIRVVADEEPAIIEALNALRARYTYVFTTGGIGPTHDDITADAVANAFGVKLPIHPKVEADMRIHFADRLNEARLRMARVPEGGELFYAEGIIAPGFRIGNVFVMAGVPKIMQSMFAAIAPGLKTGPKVLSETILANAKEGDVGTPLGEIQKRHPETSIGSYPFQDERGHNTNLVIRARDPDELARVKAEVLAMLDQVHAEVPV, from the coding sequence ATGGCTTCAGACATTGTCACCGCCGCCGTCCTTCTCATCGGCGACGAAATCCTTTCCGGACGCACCAAGGACATCAATGCCGGCTTCATCGCCGAGCGGCTGACCGAGCTCGGCATCGATCTGAAAGAGATCCGTGTCGTCGCCGACGAGGAGCCCGCCATCATCGAGGCGCTGAACGCGCTGCGCGCCCGCTACACCTATGTGTTCACGACCGGCGGCATCGGCCCGACCCATGACGACATCACCGCCGATGCCGTGGCCAATGCCTTCGGCGTCAAGCTGCCGATCCACCCCAAGGTCGAAGCCGATATGCGCATCCATTTCGCCGACCGGCTGAATGAGGCGCGGCTGCGCATGGCGCGCGTGCCCGAAGGCGGCGAGCTGTTTTATGCCGAAGGCATCATCGCGCCGGGCTTTCGCATCGGCAATGTCTTCGTGATGGCCGGCGTGCCGAAGATCATGCAGTCCATGTTCGCGGCGATCGCTCCCGGCCTGAAGACGGGACCGAAGGTTCTGTCCGAGACGATCCTTGCCAATGCCAAGGAGGGCGATGTCGGAACGCCGCTCGGCGAAATCCAGAAGCGGCATCCCGAAACCTCGATCGGCTCCTATCCCTTCCAGGATGAGCGCGGCCACAACACCAATCTCGTCATCCGCGCCCGCGATCCGGATGAGCTCGCCCGCGTGAAGGCCGAGGTTCTCGCAATGCTCGATCAGGTGCACGCCGAAGTGCCGGTGTGA
- a CDS encoding DUF2934 domain-containing protein, with product MNDNELIRLRAYEIWAREGQPEGRELEHWLQARQQILGTPAERRDENRPPASKSQQTEEQSNDAPPSETPPDQPKGDELKESTELG from the coding sequence ATGAACGACAACGAACTGATCCGCCTGCGCGCCTATGAGATCTGGGCGCGCGAGGGCCAGCCTGAAGGCCGCGAGCTGGAGCACTGGCTCCAGGCGCGCCAGCAAATCCTCGGCACGCCGGCCGAACGGCGCGACGAAAACCGGCCGCCTGCCTCTAAGTCTCAGCAGACCGAGGAGCAGTCGAACGATGCCCCGCCGAGCGAAACCCCACCCGACCAGCCGAAAGGCGACGAGCTAAAAGAGAGCACGGAGCTGGGTTAG
- a CDS encoding Pls/PosA family non-ribosomal peptide synthetase, whose translation MSDIGGVLTCDTYDNRIRWKKGERLDRVFEQKCDELTEKHGKSFPAVLLESGPISYEELDARANRLARYLRKRGLKSGARVGIMLKQSAETYISMLAVMKLNAAYVPLDVSFPRDRIAIITEDAGVRFIISLAENSGSFEGIGLETVYVDEEAATIARCSPRRLSTAEKGPPREQLCYVIYTSGSTGKPKGVAVDHPSICNFVKVAAEVYGYCEGDRVYQGMTIAFDFSVEEIWVPLLAGATLVPGISKTALAGCDLADFLEKNRITAMCCVPTLLATINRDLPDLKLLLLSGEACPQDLVSRWYRPGRKLLNVYGPTEATVTATWTEVRPEKPVTIGVPLPTYQILILEENEEKLVPPGGTGEICIAGIGLARGYLNREDLTTKAFIPDFLKLENNPSKRLYRTGDLGRITDDGEIEYFGRIDTQVKIRGYRIELTEIESALMEVPEIAQAVVNPWSEDGGPLELVAYCTLQPGHARLDNERVSAQLKARLPRYMIPAYIEILPEIPLLPSHKADRKKLPPPCGPRFTATSAGDHVAAEGATETLISDALAGLLGVDKVSVEDHFFDTLGAHSLLMARLSSDIRTHLPGATVSMRDLYQNPTVRQIAALIDGQSSARVQAPAENFVHANVPSATNYYLCGAFQLIFFLGFIWANLEIVVWSFDFMLQSTDIVDMYLRAVALNVMLFFGYSALPVVAKWVVVGTWKEDTFPIWGAKYFRFWVVKTLMSFNPILLFRSTPLFNLYLRLLGARIGKNVVILSQSFPLCTDLIDIGDDTVLRNYSILTGYRAQAGYIDTGPVTIGKGAVVGEHSMVDIGASLGDGGRLAHASLLPAGASIPEGATFQGSPARQCQSRPAEAEPRKMTAVRKTLYVGFHLGSTLFWVFPVLPLTIYFFFPELFGQSLATVASRLPQFSPVIFGIILAATAGLMVALLIVALVRVWAIPRLLNLLLREGVTYPLYGLRYFAFRMMTAASNLDYFNTLFGDSSYIVHYLRLIGVDLSTVIQTGSNFGSFQRFDSPFLCKVGSGTMVSSTLLMVNAQFSSTSFRLERSAIAENNFLGNVILVPPGSRAGDNCLLATKLMLPVDGGVRENTGLLGSPVFEIPRSVGTDKNFSEEFTPQERAALLRKKNRNNIASMALFLMSHWIFGLAAMASLYWTLKLFPIYGIAALAGATLCLLVFSIFFFALMEWSSLGFRKLRPNRCTILHKDYWQIEHHWKMSENFLTFLFRGTPFKNLISRLLGTKTGRMVYDDGCVMTERTLVEVGDYCTLSEFSIVQAHSMEDGIFKSDMIRLGAGTTIGTNSLVHYGVATGEQAIVDSDCFVMKGETLGEKTIWRGNPAMQVYPS comes from the coding sequence GTGAGCGATATTGGCGGCGTACTTACGTGCGACACGTACGACAATCGGATTCGCTGGAAAAAGGGCGAAAGGCTGGACCGCGTCTTCGAGCAGAAATGCGACGAACTCACGGAAAAGCACGGCAAAAGCTTCCCTGCGGTTCTGCTTGAGAGTGGGCCGATTTCCTATGAAGAACTCGATGCGCGAGCCAACAGGCTAGCCCGCTACCTACGGAAACGCGGCCTCAAATCCGGCGCCCGTGTCGGCATCATGCTCAAGCAGAGCGCCGAAACGTACATATCCATGCTGGCGGTCATGAAGCTGAACGCGGCCTATGTGCCGCTGGATGTCAGCTTCCCGCGCGATCGCATCGCGATCATCACCGAAGACGCCGGTGTACGATTCATTATTTCTCTGGCGGAGAACAGCGGATCGTTTGAAGGCATCGGCCTTGAGACCGTGTATGTCGATGAGGAGGCCGCGACAATCGCCCGGTGCTCGCCAAGGCGGCTGAGTACTGCGGAAAAGGGCCCGCCGCGCGAACAGCTCTGCTATGTCATCTATACCTCCGGCTCGACCGGCAAGCCGAAGGGCGTTGCCGTCGATCACCCGAGCATCTGCAACTTCGTCAAGGTCGCTGCTGAAGTTTATGGATATTGCGAAGGCGACCGCGTCTATCAGGGCATGACGATCGCTTTCGACTTCTCGGTCGAAGAGATCTGGGTGCCGCTTCTGGCAGGCGCGACGCTTGTTCCGGGCATCTCCAAAACGGCGCTTGCCGGCTGCGATCTCGCCGATTTTCTGGAAAAGAACCGCATCACCGCCATGTGCTGCGTACCGACGCTGCTGGCGACCATCAACCGCGATCTGCCCGATCTGAAACTGCTGCTTCTCAGCGGCGAGGCCTGTCCGCAGGATCTCGTTTCCCGCTGGTATAGACCCGGCCGAAAATTGCTGAATGTGTACGGACCGACGGAAGCGACCGTCACGGCCACCTGGACGGAGGTGCGCCCGGAAAAGCCGGTCACGATCGGCGTCCCGCTGCCGACCTATCAGATCCTTATTCTGGAAGAGAATGAGGAAAAGCTCGTGCCGCCGGGCGGAACCGGCGAGATCTGCATTGCCGGCATCGGCCTTGCGCGCGGCTATCTCAACCGCGAGGATCTGACCACCAAGGCCTTCATTCCGGATTTTCTGAAACTCGAGAACAATCCCTCGAAACGTCTTTACCGCACAGGCGATCTTGGCCGCATTACCGATGACGGGGAGATCGAATATTTCGGCCGCATCGACACCCAGGTTAAAATTCGCGGCTACCGGATCGAGCTGACGGAAATCGAGTCGGCCCTGATGGAAGTGCCCGAGATCGCACAGGCCGTCGTCAATCCCTGGTCGGAAGATGGCGGTCCTCTCGAACTCGTCGCCTATTGCACGCTGCAGCCGGGCCATGCGCGCCTCGACAATGAGCGCGTCAGCGCACAGCTCAAGGCTCGCCTGCCCCGCTACATGATTCCGGCCTATATCGAAATCCTGCCGGAGATCCCGCTGCTGCCGAGCCACAAGGCCGACCGCAAAAAGCTGCCGCCGCCGTGCGGCCCGCGCTTTACCGCAACAAGCGCCGGGGATCATGTCGCCGCCGAGGGCGCAACCGAAACCCTGATTTCGGACGCGCTCGCCGGCCTGCTCGGCGTCGACAAAGTCTCGGTCGAAGACCACTTCTTCGACACGCTCGGCGCGCACTCTCTTCTGATGGCGCGCCTGTCGTCGGACATCCGCACGCATCTTCCGGGCGCGACCGTCTCGATGCGCGATCTTTACCAGAACCCGACAGTCCGCCAGATCGCCGCGCTGATCGACGGGCAATCCTCGGCGCGCGTTCAGGCGCCGGCGGAAAACTTCGTGCACGCCAACGTGCCATCCGCGACGAATTATTATCTGTGCGGCGCGTTCCAACTCATTTTCTTCCTTGGCTTTATCTGGGCCAATCTCGAAATCGTCGTCTGGTCGTTCGATTTCATGCTGCAGTCCACCGACATCGTGGACATGTATCTGCGCGCCGTCGCTCTGAATGTCATGCTGTTCTTCGGTTATTCGGCGCTTCCGGTTGTGGCGAAATGGGTCGTCGTCGGAACCTGGAAGGAAGACACATTCCCGATCTGGGGCGCGAAATATTTTCGCTTCTGGGTCGTCAAGACCCTGATGTCCTTCAATCCGATCCTGCTGTTCCGCTCGACGCCGCTCTTTAATCTTTACCTCCGGCTGCTCGGCGCCCGCATCGGCAAGAACGTCGTCATCCTGTCGCAGTCCTTCCCGCTCTGTACGGACCTGATCGATATCGGCGACGATACGGTTCTGCGCAATTATTCGATCCTCACCGGCTACCGCGCCCAGGCCGGCTATATCGATACCGGCCCGGTCACCATCGGCAAAGGCGCGGTCGTCGGCGAACACAGCATGGTCGATATCGGCGCAAGCCTGGGCGATGGCGGCCGCCTTGCCCATGCCTCGCTCCTGCCCGCCGGCGCCAGCATTCCCGAGGGCGCGACATTTCAGGGCTCGCCGGCCCGCCAGTGCCAGTCCCGGCCGGCCGAGGCCGAACCGCGCAAAATGACGGCGGTCCGCAAGACGCTCTATGTCGGCTTTCATCTCGGCTCGACGCTGTTCTGGGTGTTCCCGGTTCTGCCGCTCACCATCTATTTCTTCTTCCCCGAACTCTTCGGACAGAGCCTTGCGACGGTCGCTTCGCGGCTTCCGCAATTCTCGCCCGTGATTTTCGGCATCATTCTCGCGGCAACTGCCGGCCTCATGGTGGCGCTTCTGATCGTTGCGCTCGTGCGCGTCTGGGCCATTCCGCGGCTTCTCAATCTTCTGCTGCGCGAGGGCGTCACCTACCCGCTTTACGGCCTGCGCTATTTCGCCTTCCGGATGATGACGGCGGCGAGCAATCTCGATTATTTCAACACGCTGTTCGGCGACAGCTCCTACATCGTTCATTATCTCAGGCTGATCGGCGTCGATCTGTCGACGGTCATTCAGACGGGCTCGAATTTCGGCTCGTTCCAGCGCTTCGATTCGCCATTCCTCTGCAAAGTCGGCAGCGGCACCATGGTGTCGAGCACACTCCTGATGGTGAACGCGCAGTTCTCCTCGACCTCGTTCCGCCTCGAACGGTCGGCGATCGCGGAAAACAACTTCCTCGGCAATGTGATCCTCGTGCCGCCCGGCTCGCGCGCCGGTGACAACTGCCTGCTCGCAACCAAGCTCATGCTGCCGGTCGATGGCGGCGTGCGGGAGAACACCGGCCTTCTCGGCTCGCCGGTGTTTGAGATTCCGCGCAGCGTCGGGACGGATAAGAACTTTTCCGAAGAATTCACGCCGCAGGAGCGCGCGGCCCTGCTGAGGAAGAAAAACCGCAACAATATCGCCAGCATGGCACTTTTTCTGATGTCACACTGGATATTCGGCCTTGCCGCAATGGCCTCGCTCTACTGGACGCTGAAGCTGTTTCCCATTTACGGCATTGCGGCTTTGGCCGGCGCCACGCTGTGCCTTCTTGTTTTCTCTATCTTTTTCTTTGCGCTGATGGAGTGGTCGAGCCTCGGCTTCCGCAAACTGCGCCCCAATCGCTGCACGATCCTGCACAAAGATTACTGGCAGATCGAGCATCACTGGAAGATGTCGGAAAACTTCCTAACCTTCCTGTTCCGCGGCACACCGTTCAAAAATCTCATCAGCCGCCTGCTCGGCACAAAGACCGGCCGCATGGTTTATGACGATGGTTGTGTGATGACGGAGCGAACTCTGGTCGAAGTCGGGGATTACTGCACCCTCAGTGAGTTCTCCATCGTCCAGGCGCATTCGATGGAAGACGGCATTTTCAAATCCGACATGATCCGCCTCGGCGCCGGGACGACGATCGGCACGAATTCGCTCGTCCATTACGGCGTGGCCACCGGCGAACAGGCGATTGTCGATTCCGACTGCTTCGTCATGAAGGGCGAGACGCTCGGTGAAAAGACGATCTGGCGCGGCAACCCCGCCATGCAGGTCTATCCGTCGTAA